A single window of Nocardioides baekrokdamisoli DNA harbors:
- a CDS encoding glycosyltransferase family 39 protein produces MSVQSVFTRERQVLALIVLAGLALASAHLASAPLTGYYATAVRSMSGSWHAWFFGALDPASTISVDKVPGWLQIQALFVRVLGFHGWVIELPQILAEGVSIVALYAAVRRWRGVPTARLAAALFVLTPIVTPTFAHAMEDGPLACCLILALDRAHRAAVTGATRSLIASALWIALGFQMKMAEAWLVLPAVLIAYSVCAPVSGRVRALRAVVATAVCVLASLLWVTIVALVPAGSRPYVDGTSTDNVFTMVFGYNGLERLGIHLPGAMPQGLRLAHPVFVPGDGWAKLIDGHLLPQIGWLIPLTLAGIVVGWRTNRGLERAGWLLWSGAWVTFALVLSAVGRLPHAAYVVVLAAPMAALSAAFLVDLVTMRRRTMAVVVVFQSCWSAWVWAVEPSFVEWLRWGVVAIAVLLLVNLHRLSTRALATVVTATLLIGPAAWTASTLNPAYAGSDVEATAGPPGPLLASVATPAQVADFGADGADFVAPTATLSGDAAKVWQIAKQRQGSARFPLTTVGWFIAQPFILATGEPVWPIGGYSHLVPTPTLAEFQAAVRSGEVRMVLLGAYGFRAAIQDGSASTDIVQWVAGHCARAGSWIYPPSGQTTAAVHLFDCSNAL; encoded by the coding sequence GTGTCTGTCCAGTCCGTGTTCACCCGCGAGCGCCAGGTCCTCGCTCTCATCGTCCTCGCCGGGCTGGCACTGGCCTCGGCTCATCTCGCGAGCGCTCCGCTCACGGGCTACTACGCCACGGCGGTACGGAGCATGTCCGGGAGTTGGCATGCGTGGTTCTTCGGTGCGCTCGACCCCGCCAGCACGATCTCGGTCGACAAGGTGCCCGGCTGGTTGCAGATCCAGGCTCTGTTCGTCCGTGTGCTCGGGTTCCACGGGTGGGTGATCGAGCTTCCGCAGATCCTTGCCGAGGGCGTTTCGATCGTTGCCTTGTACGCCGCGGTCCGCCGTTGGCGGGGCGTACCCACCGCGCGGCTGGCCGCGGCGTTGTTCGTGCTGACGCCGATCGTCACCCCGACGTTCGCTCATGCGATGGAGGACGGCCCGCTCGCGTGCTGCCTGATCCTCGCCCTTGATCGCGCGCATCGCGCTGCCGTCACCGGGGCCACGCGGTCGTTGATCGCCTCGGCGCTGTGGATCGCGCTCGGCTTCCAGATGAAGATGGCCGAGGCGTGGCTGGTGCTTCCGGCGGTGCTGATCGCGTACTCCGTCTGCGCCCCGGTCAGCGGTCGGGTCCGAGCGCTCCGCGCCGTCGTCGCGACGGCGGTCTGCGTGCTGGCCTCCCTGCTGTGGGTCACAATCGTGGCTCTCGTCCCTGCAGGTTCGCGCCCGTACGTCGACGGCACCTCGACCGACAACGTGTTCACGATGGTGTTCGGCTACAACGGGCTGGAGCGTCTCGGCATCCACCTGCCCGGCGCGATGCCGCAGGGGCTGCGCCTCGCTCATCCTGTGTTCGTGCCCGGCGACGGGTGGGCCAAATTGATCGACGGGCACCTCCTGCCGCAGATCGGGTGGCTGATCCCGCTGACGCTGGCCGGCATCGTGGTGGGCTGGCGTACGAACCGTGGACTCGAGCGCGCCGGATGGCTGCTGTGGAGCGGCGCCTGGGTCACGTTCGCGCTGGTCCTGAGTGCCGTCGGCCGGCTTCCGCATGCGGCGTACGTGGTCGTACTGGCGGCCCCGATGGCGGCGCTGTCGGCGGCCTTCCTCGTGGATCTGGTGACGATGCGGCGACGCACCATGGCTGTTGTCGTCGTCTTCCAGAGTTGTTGGTCCGCGTGGGTGTGGGCCGTGGAGCCGTCGTTCGTCGAATGGCTGCGGTGGGGTGTGGTCGCGATTGCGGTGCTGTTGCTCGTGAATCTCCATCGACTGTCGACGAGGGCTCTCGCGACGGTCGTCACAGCGACCCTTCTGATCGGTCCGGCCGCCTGGACCGCCTCCACCCTCAACCCGGCGTACGCGGGCTCCGACGTCGAGGCGACGGCCGGGCCGCCGGGGCCGCTCCTCGCCAGTGTGGCGACACCAGCACAGGTCGCGGACTTCGGGGCTGACGGTGCCGATTTCGTCGCCCCGACCGCAACGCTCAGTGGTGACGCGGCCAAGGTGTGGCAGATCGCCAAGCAGCGGCAGGGATCTGCCCGCTTCCCGTTGACGACGGTGGGCTGGTTCATCGCACAACCGTTCATCCTGGCCACGGGGGAGCCGGTCTGGCCGATCGGCGGCTACTCCCATCTCGTCCCGACCCCGACACTGGCTGAGTTCCAGGCCGCTGTGCGATCCGGCGAGGTGCGGATGGTGCTGCTCGGTGCGTACGGTTTCAGGGCCGCGATCCAGGACGGATCAGCCAGCACGGACATCGTGCAATGGGTGGCGGGGCACTGTGCCCGGGCAGGGTCGTGGATCTACCCGCCCTCAGGCCAGACCACAGCCGCGGTCCACCTCTTCGACTGCTCGAATGCGCTCTGA
- a CDS encoding LuxR C-terminal-related transcriptional regulator, whose product MTTVVIVDDHAMFRRGVRAELAEHVDVVAEAGDVAEAVAVIRAEQPDVVLLDVHLPGGGGVEVIRQAPSTDGRPVYLALSVSDAAEDVIGVIRGGARGYVTKTITGPELVDAIRRVDAGDAVFSPRLAGFVLDAFAGAIPLAAVDEDLDSLTEREREVMRLIARGYAYKEVAGELFISIKTVETHMSSVLRKLQLTSRHELARWAADRRLF is encoded by the coding sequence ATGACCACCGTCGTGATCGTGGACGACCACGCCATGTTCCGGCGGGGCGTACGCGCCGAGCTCGCCGAGCATGTCGACGTCGTCGCCGAAGCCGGGGATGTCGCGGAGGCCGTCGCCGTCATTCGCGCGGAGCAGCCCGATGTCGTACTCCTCGACGTGCATCTGCCCGGCGGCGGAGGTGTCGAGGTGATTCGTCAGGCGCCTTCGACCGACGGCCGCCCGGTCTATCTGGCGCTGTCGGTCAGTGACGCGGCCGAGGACGTAATCGGTGTCATCCGCGGGGGCGCGAGGGGCTACGTCACCAAGACCATCACCGGCCCCGAACTCGTGGATGCGATCCGACGGGTCGACGCCGGGGACGCGGTGTTCTCGCCGCGTCTGGCGGGGTTCGTGCTGGACGCGTTCGCGGGAGCGATCCCACTCGCAGCCGTCGACGAGGACCTCGACAGCCTGACCGAGCGGGAGCGCGAGGTGATGCGATTGATTGCTCGCGGCTATGCGTACAAGGAGGTCGCCGGCGAGTTGTTCATCTCGATCAAGACCGTCGAGACCCACATGTCGAGCGTCCTGCGGAAGCTGCAACTCACCTCGCGCCACGAACTCGCCCGCTGGGCCGCCGACCGACGCTTGTTCTGA
- a CDS encoding polysaccharide deacetylase family protein, whose protein sequence is MDRRDFLAVLAVGVAAALSGCGTTETRTAAPPPGPTPSGSPTDAVLRAPAGMFGPPVGLVRVPVPEGSITMLPGRGNYVALTVDDGTDAEVLAAYIALARRTGLRLTFFANGYMSSWTDHAPDLRPLVDQGQAIVCNHTWSHRDLTRLSEREIATEVQHNEQFLTNTYGSNGRPFLRPPYGRHNHRVDRTLAALGYPAVTMWWGSFADSTPQPPARIVANAEQWLLPQRLVIGHANHPGVMSVMDQIVDIIKQRNLQPVHLADIFDLTQVPPIPPMPTSTPVHTPSPTATPTPSGRPSATKGPTPLPHPTGSPTRTHPPKPGTQH, encoded by the coding sequence GTGGATCGACGAGATTTCCTCGCGGTTCTTGCCGTGGGGGTGGCCGCGGCGTTGTCCGGTTGCGGCACGACTGAGACCCGGACCGCCGCACCGCCTCCGGGCCCGACGCCATCGGGCAGTCCGACCGACGCCGTGCTCCGTGCTCCGGCAGGCATGTTCGGGCCGCCGGTGGGGCTGGTCCGGGTGCCGGTTCCGGAGGGCAGCATCACCATGCTTCCGGGGCGTGGGAACTACGTCGCCCTCACCGTCGATGACGGCACCGACGCCGAGGTGTTGGCGGCCTACATCGCGTTGGCTCGACGCACGGGGCTGCGACTGACCTTCTTCGCCAACGGTTACATGTCCAGCTGGACCGATCACGCCCCCGACCTGCGCCCCCTGGTCGACCAGGGCCAGGCGATCGTCTGCAACCACACGTGGTCCCATCGCGACCTGACTCGTCTGAGCGAGCGTGAGATCGCGACGGAGGTGCAGCACAACGAGCAGTTCCTCACGAACACCTACGGCTCCAACGGGCGGCCGTTCCTTCGACCGCCCTACGGCCGCCACAACCATCGCGTGGACCGTACGCTGGCCGCTCTCGGCTATCCGGCCGTGACGATGTGGTGGGGCTCGTTCGCCGACTCGACGCCCCAACCACCTGCCCGGATCGTGGCCAACGCCGAGCAGTGGCTGCTGCCGCAGCGGCTGGTGATCGGCCACGCGAACCATCCCGGGGTGATGTCCGTGATGGACCAGATCGTCGACATCATCAAGCAGCGGAACCTTCAGCCCGTGCACCTGGCCGACATCTTCGACCTCACCCAGGTGCCGCCGATCCCGCCGATGCCCACCTCGACACCCGTGCACACGCCGTCACCGACTGCGACGCCGACGCCGTCCGGCCGCCCGTCGGCCACCAAGGGCCCGACTCCGCTGCCGCACCCGACCGGTTCGCCGACGCGTACGCATCCACCCAAGCCCGGCACACAGCACTGA
- a CDS encoding SRPBCC domain-containing protein, whose translation MALTIDHVVDIDAPAATVWRVLTTFEEYDRWNPLAVRCASTLMPGQPIDMWVRLGPGPLRRQRERVRTHTPGSEFSYTMKPVPGGTLRSLRTQSVAALDDGRTRYTAHFEIRGWLEPLVRLMFGQTLRRGFDGVAAGLKARAETV comes from the coding sequence ATGGCTCTCACCATCGACCATGTCGTCGACATCGACGCCCCCGCAGCGACGGTCTGGCGCGTCCTCACCACCTTCGAGGAGTACGACCGCTGGAACCCGTTGGCGGTGCGGTGCGCCTCCACGTTGATGCCGGGACAGCCGATCGACATGTGGGTCCGCCTGGGACCGGGGCCACTGAGGCGGCAGCGCGAGCGAGTGCGTACGCACACGCCTGGCTCCGAGTTCAGCTACACGATGAAGCCGGTGCCAGGCGGGACGCTTCGCAGCCTGCGTACCCAGAGCGTGGCCGCACTCGATGACGGCCGTACGCGCTACACCGCCCACTTCGAGATCCGCGGGTGGCTCGAACCACTGGTCCGGTTGATGTTCGGCCAGACACTGCGACGCGGGTTCGACGGGGTCGCCGCCGGACTCAAGGCCCGGGCAGAGACCGTCTGA